ATCCCCAACATGATCCCTCAGGAGGCTCGGCTCATCCAGAAGGATTCTGCAGAAACGCCGACACACTGACAAACTAGAcgttcctcctcctgctgctcctctgagAACACAGATCTCAGGATGTTCTCGCTGCCGCTCATGGTGGGTCTGGTTCCCATCCTGTCTCTGCTGGGCTTGTTCTACTCGGCGGCGGTGGACGAGAACTTCCCTCAGGGctgcaccagcagcagcagtctgtgtTTCTACAGCCTGCTGCTGCCGGTCACCATCCCTGTCTACGTCTTCTTCCACCTGTGGAGCTGGATGGGCATCAAGCTCTTCAGACACAACTAGACCTCCTTCATGTCCTCATCAACAGAAAGTGATCCGGGTTTTTACAGAGTTCATCAATCAGAGCAGAAATGGACTCATTCCTCCACTAACTCCCTAAAAAGCCGACACTGAGAGAAGGTTTGCTTTAAAGTTCAGTGTATGAAGCTAAAGCAGCtaatttcacatttcagcaTCTCCTGTTAGCTCCTGCTGTCTCTTAGAATAGAACACGTTTCTATTTGTTCATAGAGATTAAACCAATAAAACTCGAGAACaaaccctctgaactctgacTTCTTTATAATAAATTAACTTTTAATTGATAAATGATGACGTTTCACACAGAACCAACAAagatttgaggaaaaaaatctaacaaaacgGTTTCAGAGGAACTTTATACAAACTAGACTGGAATTTGAACCTCAATGCAAAAAAGTGATGGAAGATAACAAGGAGATCATTATCggttcagtttttgtttgttttggatcCATTAAAACATTCAACAGTGTCCTCGAACATCACACCTGTACAGGTAAACACTGACACATGGAGAATTCAGGATAAAATTAAATCTGAGAAGAAATCCTCTAAACCTCCTctgaacatctggttcttcatctaaAGGATTTtcatgatcagagttctaccttcagactgagaatatctccagagttccaggtccttaaagtccatagaggagaacctggagaatGTTCTGGAGTATACTCTAGAAGTTTCTACAGGGGACGCTCAAGAGTACGCTTGAACTTCCTGTTTCATCAAAACAGGAAATCCCTAAAATGTTTACGACTTTATTACTTCTCAGTCTGGAAGTCTCCAGTTCtgaatgttctaagtgagagg
This window of the Acanthochromis polyacanthus isolate Apoly-LR-REF ecotype Palm Island chromosome 8, KAUST_Apoly_ChrSc, whole genome shotgun sequence genome carries:
- the LOC110966473 gene encoding phosphatidylinositol N-acetylglucosaminyltransferase subunit Y, which codes for MFSLPLMVGLVPILSLLGLFYSAAVDENFPQGCTSSSSLCFYSLLLPVTIPVYVFFHLWSWMGIKLFRHN